In Thermoplasmata archaeon, the genomic window GACTGTCTGCTTGAACCGCAGGCTGGACTGCATATATGTGCCTGACGACCTCATAGATTTCGCCCTCTATTCTCAGCTGGTCTTCGTCAATGAAGGCTTTGATGACGACCCCAGCGAGAAGATCAAAAATGCGAAGAAGATAGTTCAGGACCTTCCTGAATTCAATGAGATGCAGGACAGCCTGAAGAGAATGGGGATGACCCTCTGGAGCGAGGTGTCCCCCGCGGACTAACACACTCTTTCATGGTTACGACGGTGACGCCGATCTCGGAGCACTGACTTATCCGGGGGGTATGTGTCGGACCCTACGTTGGCCCCCAGTCATCGCAGTGACGACGCGTCACCAACTCCTGCGGGAGCCCAACTAAGTTGGGATAGGGCCACTGTTCGCCGTCCCGTGCACATGGCGATCACGAATCACGCCCCTTCGCCAGAACGACGTGTTCGTATTCGATGCCCATCTATTTAAATAGGGGCTTTTGCCCCATCTTAATTCAATATTCGCTAATGGTCAATACTATTGTTTTTATTCTAGGAATCCAACAGGTATCTGGATGAACCACCTCAGGATAGATCTGGACAAATGCGTCGGGTGCGGCAAATGCGCCAAGATGTGCCTAAAGAACAACATCGTGATAGAGGATCGTAAGGCCAGAGAGGTGGGCAACGAATGTCTTGAATGCTCCCATTGCGTTTCGAGCTGTCCCAAGGGAGCCATAGAGCTCCTCCCCAGAGAGAAAGGCGATGAGACCGTATTCTCCTCCATCAAGAAAGACAAGATGTTCGACGGAGGAATGATCTCCGACAAGGATCTGGAGGAACTGGTCTCCTCAATGACGCACGGTAAGAGGGACAAGTATGAAATCTTCATACTGCAGGGCGACGAGCTCAATTCTTTCATGGATACCGTATGGGATGTCCTGAAGGACAAGGAGTCCACGGTCCCCTTGGTCAAGGAATGGGGCAGATGGAGGGAGAAGCACGATATGCTCCAACCCAATCCAGTGCTTTGGGAGGGACAACAAGTTCTGTTCATCTTCTCGGATTCCAAGGAGAGCGCGCTCATGGCAT contains:
- a CDS encoding 4Fe-4S dicluster domain-containing protein: MNHLRIDLDKCVGCGKCAKMCLKNNIVIEDRKAREVGNECLECSHCVSSCPKGAIELLPREKGDETVFSSIKKDKMFDGGMISDKDLEELVSSMTHGKRDKYEIFILQGDELNSFMDTVWDVLKDKESTVPLVKEWGRWREKHDMLQPNPVLWEGQQVLFIFSDSKESALMASQRMIRKGLSLRIRGFHSNIIMSAYLFGRDRVLGYFPDSTKELQMAYVIGHARRLVEPVFKPMNKVKGLFDRF